One stretch of Centroberyx gerrardi isolate f3 chromosome 13, fCenGer3.hap1.cur.20231027, whole genome shotgun sequence DNA includes these proteins:
- the LOC139924385 gene encoding holocytochrome c-type synthase-like, producing MAASVPTVAAEGLIAPAQGCPIMHQEAKRTSAPPSECPMHQPKAAECPMHQSAAASPVASSSSSSPSVPTHQERAYEFVECPMKAANRDKYTPMDINPDNMMPPPNQQPSPGQPFSLSLNRQESGIPRAGSEQNWVYPSEQMFWNAMLKKGWRWREGDLNQKDMSHIISIHNYNNEAAWQEILRWEALHKSECPCGPSLVRFGGKAKELTPRARLRHWMGYELPFDRHDWIVNRCGTDVRYVIDYYDAGSLDQRNQNNTILDVRPALDSLGAVWDRMKVAWWRWTH from the exons ATGGCAGCGTCAGTTCCCACCGTAGCAGCAGAGGGTCTCATAGCCCCAGCCCAGGGATGTCCCATCATGCACCAGGAGGCCAAACGCACCA GTGCTCCTCCATCAGAATGTCCCATGCACCAACCAAAAGCAGCGGAATGTCCCATGCACCAATCAGCAGCGGCCTCCCCTGTTGCAAGCTCCTCCTCCAGT AGTCCGTCGGTCCCGACCCACCAGGAGAGAGCCTATGAGTTTGTCGAATGTCCCATGAAGGCTGCTAATAGAGACAAATACACCCCAATGGACATCAACCCTGACAATATG ATGCCACCACCCAATCAGCAGCCATCGCCAGGCCAAcccttctccctgtctctgaaCAGGCAGGAGTCTGGGATACCGAGAGCCGGGTCGGAGCAGAACTGGGTTTATCCGTCTGAACAAATGTTCTGGAACGCCATGCTGAAGAAAGG ATGGcgttggagagagggagacctgAATCAAAAAGACATGAGCCACATTATCAGCATCCACAACTACAACAACGAGGCCGCCTGGCAGGAAATACTGAGATGGGAGGCACTGCATAAGAG TGAATGTCCATGCGGTCCATCTCTGGTACGTTTTGGAGGAAAAGCCAAAGAGCTGACGCCCAGAGCAAGACTCAGACACTGGATGGG CTACGAGCTTCCATTTGACCGGCACGACTGGATCGTGAACCGCTGTGGAACCGACGTGCGTTACGTCATAGATTACTACGACGCCGGTTCGCTGGACCAGCGGAACCAGAACAACACCATACTGGACGTCCGGCCGGCTCTGGACTCGCTCGGGGCCGTCTGGGACAGAATGAAAGTGGCCTGGTGGCGGTGGACACATTAA